The following proteins are encoded in a genomic region of Streptococcus cristatus AS 1.3089:
- the pheT gene encoding phenylalanine--tRNA ligase subunit beta yields the protein MLVSYKWLKELVDLDVTSAELAEKMSTTGIEVEGVSSPAEGLSKIVVGEVLSCEDVPETHLHLCQVNVGEEEPRQIVCGAPNVRAGIKVMVAVPGARIADNYKIKKGKIRGLESLGMICSLGELGISDSVVPKEFADGIQILPEEAVPGEEVFSYLDLDDEIIELSITPNRADALSMRGVAHEVAAIYDKPVHFKEFPLTEGDKEAAASLSVAIESEKAPFYAARILDNVTIAPSPQWLQNLLMNEGIRPINNVVDVTNYILLYFGQPMHAFDLDTFEGDQIVVREARAGEKLVTLDGEERELEVGDLVITVADKPVALAGVMGGAATEISDKSTRVVLEAAVFNGKSIRKTSSRLGLRSESSSRFEKGINLATVTEALDAAASMIADLAGATVHAGIVQAGQLDTTDKQVSTSLSDVNRVLGTDLTYADIEDIFRRLGFGLSGSADLFTVSVPARRWDISIPADLYEEIARIYGYDRLPVSLPQDAGTAGELTATQQLRRKVRTVAEGAGLTEIISYALTTPEKAVEFTLNPTNLTELMWPMTRERSVLRQNMLSGMLDTVSYNVARKNKDLALYEIGKIFEQTGNPKEELPNEINSFAFALTGLVSEKDFQTPATPVDFFYAKGVVEALFDRLGLEADYQATDQLKSLHPGRTALISIKGQPVGYIGQVHPVTAKAYDIPETYVAELNLTAIEASLEPEQPFVEITKFPAVTRDVALLLKAEISHRQVVEAIQAAGVKRLTDIKLFDIFSGEKLGVGLKSMAYTLTFQNPEDSLTDDEVAKYMEKIQKSLEENVGAEVR from the coding sequence ATGTTAGTTAGTTATAAATGGTTAAAAGAACTGGTTGATTTGGATGTGACGAGCGCCGAGCTGGCGGAGAAAATGTCCACAACTGGTATTGAAGTAGAAGGAGTCAGCTCGCCAGCTGAAGGTCTTTCGAAAATTGTTGTCGGAGAAGTTCTGAGCTGCGAGGATGTACCTGAAACCCACTTGCACCTCTGTCAGGTCAATGTCGGTGAAGAGGAGCCTCGCCAGATTGTCTGTGGCGCACCGAATGTTCGTGCTGGAATCAAGGTTATGGTAGCTGTACCAGGCGCTCGCATTGCGGATAATTATAAGATTAAAAAAGGGAAAATCCGTGGGCTAGAGTCACTGGGCATGATTTGTTCCTTGGGCGAGCTGGGCATTTCGGATTCTGTCGTGCCAAAGGAATTTGCGGATGGCATCCAAATTTTGCCAGAAGAAGCAGTGCCGGGTGAGGAAGTCTTCTCTTATCTAGACTTGGATGATGAGATTATCGAGCTTTCCATCACACCTAATCGGGCTGATGCTCTGTCTATGCGTGGGGTGGCGCACGAAGTAGCAGCTATCTACGATAAGCCTGTTCATTTTAAAGAATTTCCTTTGACTGAAGGGGATAAAGAGGCTGCGGCTAGCTTGTCTGTTGCTATTGAGAGCGAAAAAGCGCCGTTTTATGCAGCTCGCATTTTGGACAATGTGACCATTGCTCCGAGTCCTCAGTGGCTGCAAAATCTCCTCATGAATGAAGGGATTCGTCCGATTAATAATGTAGTGGATGTAACCAACTATATCTTGCTCTACTTTGGTCAGCCAATGCATGCCTTTGATTTGGACACATTTGAGGGTGACCAGATTGTCGTGCGGGAAGCGCGTGCTGGTGAAAAACTGGTGACGCTGGACGGCGAAGAGCGTGAACTGGAAGTCGGTGATTTGGTCATCACTGTGGCAGATAAGCCAGTGGCTTTGGCTGGTGTCATGGGTGGAGCAGCCACCGAAATCTCTGATAAGTCGACTCGTGTCGTTCTGGAAGCAGCTGTCTTTAATGGCAAGTCAATTCGTAAGACAAGCAGTCGTCTGGGCTTGCGTTCCGAGTCTTCTTCACGCTTTGAAAAAGGGATTAACCTTGCAACAGTAACCGAGGCTCTCGATGCTGCTGCGAGCATGATTGCTGACTTGGCAGGTGCAACTGTTCATGCTGGTATTGTCCAAGCAGGACAGTTAGATACGACTGACAAGCAGGTTTCGACTAGCCTTTCTGATGTCAACCGAGTTTTGGGAACAGATTTGACTTATGCGGATATTGAAGATATTTTCCGTCGTCTAGGCTTTGGCCTCAGTGGATCTGCGGACTTGTTCACAGTCAGCGTGCCTGCTCGTCGTTGGGATATTAGTATTCCAGCAGATCTTTACGAGGAAATTGCTCGTATTTATGGCTATGACCGTTTGCCGGTTTCCCTGCCTCAAGATGCTGGAACAGCTGGCGAATTGACGGCCACTCAGCAGCTACGTCGCAAGGTTCGGACGGTGGCTGAAGGAGCAGGTCTGACCGAGATTATTTCCTATGCCTTGACCACGCCAGAAAAAGCTGTCGAATTTACGCTTAATCCTACGAATCTGACTGAGCTTATGTGGCCTATGACAAGGGAGCGCAGTGTTCTTCGCCAAAATATGCTCTCAGGCATGCTGGATACTGTCAGCTACAATGTTGCTCGTAAAAATAAGGATTTAGCCCTTTATGAAATTGGGAAAATCTTTGAACAAACAGGCAATCCGAAGGAAGAATTGCCTAATGAAATCAATAGCTTTGCCTTTGCTTTAACTGGCTTGGTAAGTGAAAAGGATTTCCAAACGCCAGCGACTCCTGTGGACTTCTTCTACGCTAAGGGTGTGGTTGAAGCACTCTTTGACCGCTTGGGATTAGAAGCTGATTATCAAGCAACTGACCAGCTCAAGAGTCTGCACCCAGGTCGGACAGCGCTGATTTCGATCAAAGGTCAGCCAGTGGGGTATATTGGGCAGGTTCATCCAGTGACGGCCAAGGCTTATGATATCCCAGAAACCTATGTGGCGGAGCTCAATCTGACGGCTATTGAGGCGAGTCTTGAGCCAGAACAGCCTTTTGTAGAAATCACCAAATTCCCAGCTGTTACTCGCGATGTGGCACTCTTACTCAAAGCAGAAATCAGCCACAGACAGGTGGTGGAAGCGATTCAAGCTGCCGGAGTGAAACGTTTGACGGATATCAAGCTCTTCGATATCTTCTCAGGTGAAAAGCTGGGTGTTGGCCTCAAGTCTATGGCTTACACACTGACCTTCCAAAATCCAGAAGATAGCCTGACCGATGATGAAGTGGCTAAATACATGGAAAAAATCCAAAAATCCTTGGAAGAAAATGTCGGTGCAGAAGTACGCTAG
- a CDS encoding YbgA family protein: MENLNQISQCQTLWAKNKYLVLSHSSKIYLEIRQSLKSDSVEAVHVQDLIDQAVSLPENRGQVCNAFQHIWGYFKKKASPAEKENFILLLERYQAGQVEQEVLVEAVKALLRKYPNSYLQHSTLLFGDEA, from the coding sequence ATGGAAAATTTGAACCAAATCTCCCAATGTCAGACTCTTTGGGCTAAAAATAAATATTTAGTGCTCAGTCATTCTAGTAAGATTTATCTGGAAATCCGCCAATCTCTAAAAAGTGACTCGGTGGAAGCGGTACATGTTCAAGACTTGATTGACCAGGCGGTGTCCCTGCCTGAAAATCGCGGTCAGGTCTGCAATGCCTTTCAGCATATTTGGGGCTATTTTAAGAAAAAAGCCAGCCCAGCTGAAAAAGAAAACTTTATACTGCTTTTAGAGCGATACCAAGCAGGTCAGGTGGAGCAGGAGGTTTTGGTAGAAGCTGTGAAAGCTTTGCTTCGAAAGTACCCCAATTCCTATCTGCAGCATTCGACATTGCTATTTGGTGATGAGGCGTGA
- the mnmE gene encoding tRNA uridine-5-carboxymethylaminomethyl(34) synthesis GTPase MnmE translates to MITREFDTIAAISTPLGEGAIGIVRLSGTDSFAIAQKIFKGKDLDKVASHTLNYGHIIDPQNQEILDEVMVGAMRSPKTFTREDIIEINTHGGIAVTNEILQLAIREGARMAEPGEFTKRAFLNGRVDLTQAEAVMDIIRAKTDKAMNNAVKQLDGSLSDLINSTRQEILNTLAQVEVNIDYPEYDDVEEATTEIIREKTLEFEQLLTHLLKTARRGKILREGISTAIIGRPNVGKSSLLNNLLREDKAIVTDIEGTTRDVIEEYVNINGVPLKLIDTAGIRETDDLVEQIGVERSKKALQEADLVLLVLNASKQLTDQDRQLLEISQDSNRIVLLNKTDLEERIELDQLPADAIKISVLYNQNIDKIEDRINQLFFENAGIVEQDATYLSNARHISLIEKAVESLQAVNQGLELGMPVDLLQVDLTRTWEILGEITGDAAPDELITQLFSQFCLGK, encoded by the coding sequence ATGATAACACGAGAATTTGATACCATCGCTGCGATTTCGACCCCTCTTGGGGAAGGAGCCATCGGCATCGTCAGACTAAGCGGGACTGACAGCTTTGCTATTGCCCAAAAAATCTTTAAAGGCAAGGACCTAGACAAAGTTGCCAGCCACACACTCAACTACGGTCATATCATCGACCCTCAAAATCAGGAGATTCTGGATGAGGTCATGGTCGGGGCTATGCGTTCTCCCAAGACCTTCACGCGCGAGGACATCATCGAGATCAATACCCACGGTGGGATTGCGGTGACCAATGAAATCCTGCAGCTGGCTATCCGCGAGGGGGCTAGAATGGCCGAGCCTGGCGAATTTACCAAGCGAGCCTTTCTCAACGGGCGCGTGGATTTGACTCAGGCTGAGGCTGTCATGGACATCATCCGCGCCAAGACCGATAAAGCAATGAACAATGCTGTCAAGCAGTTGGATGGCTCTCTTTCCGACCTTATCAACAGCACCCGTCAGGAAATCCTCAACACACTGGCTCAGGTCGAGGTCAACATTGACTATCCTGAGTACGACGATGTTGAGGAAGCAACGACGGAAATCATTCGTGAAAAAACGCTAGAATTTGAGCAACTTCTTACCCATCTTCTCAAAACTGCGCGACGAGGCAAGATTCTTCGCGAAGGTATTTCTACTGCTATCATCGGTCGACCTAATGTTGGCAAATCCAGCCTCCTCAACAATCTTCTGCGTGAGGACAAGGCCATTGTGACCGATATCGAGGGGACAACTCGTGATGTGATCGAGGAGTACGTCAATATCAACGGCGTACCGCTCAAGCTCATTGACACTGCAGGCATTCGGGAAACGGATGATCTTGTGGAGCAGATTGGCGTTGAGCGTTCTAAAAAAGCCTTGCAGGAAGCTGACTTGGTTCTCTTGGTTCTCAATGCCAGCAAGCAACTGACAGATCAAGACCGCCAGTTGCTAGAAATCAGCCAAGACAGCAATCGCATCGTCCTGCTTAACAAGACTGACCTTGAAGAGAGGATTGAACTAGACCAGCTACCAGCAGATGCTATCAAGATTTCCGTCCTTTACAACCAAAATATTGATAAAATCGAGGATCGCATCAATCAGCTCTTCTTTGAAAATGCTGGAATTGTCGAACAAGACGCCACCTATCTGTCCAATGCCCGCCACATCTCTCTCATCGAAAAGGCTGTCGAAAGCCTGCAAGCCGTCAATCAGGGATTGGAACTGGGCATGCCGGTAGATCTCCTCCAAGTCGATCTGACTCGTACTTGGGAAATCCTTGGTGAAATCACTGGTGACGCTGCACCAGACGAGCTTATCACCCAACTCTTCAGCCAATTCTGCCTAGGAAAATAA
- a CDS encoding ABC transporter ATP-binding protein has translation MAIIELKGVTKEYGQGHTLVQALKPTDFQLEAGQFVAIIGPSGSGKTTFLTLLGHLQTPSKGQILLHGKDTSQLKEKERAALRFNDFGFILQASNLIPFLKIEDQFQLIDRLSKKERTNLDSLIELLDLKDTLKQYPKELSGGERQRAAIARALYNSPDIILADEPTASLDTERAKRVVHLLKEVTQKFNKSVVMITHDTRLLDEVDKVYEMQDGVLTQVR, from the coding sequence ATGGCAATTATAGAACTAAAAGGTGTTACAAAAGAATATGGTCAAGGGCATACGCTAGTCCAAGCCCTGAAGCCAACTGATTTCCAACTGGAAGCAGGGCAGTTTGTAGCTATTATTGGGCCGTCAGGATCAGGGAAAACAACCTTTCTGACCTTGCTGGGGCATTTGCAAACTCCCTCAAAAGGCCAGATTCTCCTGCATGGGAAAGATACCTCCCAGCTCAAGGAAAAGGAACGTGCTGCTCTGCGTTTCAATGATTTCGGCTTTATTTTGCAGGCTTCCAATCTCATTCCTTTTTTGAAAATCGAAGACCAGTTCCAGCTGATTGACCGCTTATCTAAAAAGGAAAGAACAAATCTGGACAGTCTGATTGAACTGCTAGATCTAAAAGACACGCTTAAGCAGTATCCCAAAGAATTGTCCGGTGGGGAACGGCAGCGGGCTGCTATCGCCAGAGCGCTTTACAATAGCCCAGATATTATCTTGGCTGACGAGCCGACAGCTAGTCTGGATACGGAGCGGGCTAAGCGCGTGGTTCATCTGCTCAAAGAAGTGACCCAGAAATTCAACAAGAGCGTGGTCATGATTACCCATGATACCCGCCTGCTGGACGAGGTTGACAAGGTCTATGAAATGCAAGACGGAGTGCTGACTCAAGTCCGATGA
- the rpiA gene encoding ribose-5-phosphate isomerase RpiA, which yields METLKKLAGIKAAEFVEDGMVVGLGTGSTAYYFVEEIGRRIKEEGLQITAVTTSSVTSKQAEGLGIPLKSIDEVDQVDVTVDGADEVDPQFNGIKGGGGALLMEKVVATPTKDYIWVVDESKLVQKLGAFKLPVEVVQYGAEQVFHRFSEAGYKPSFREKNGQRFITDMQNFIIDLDLGVIENPVEFGRELDHIVGVVEHGLFTQMVNRVIVAGQGGVNILETDN from the coding sequence ATGGAAACTCTAAAGAAACTAGCAGGCATCAAGGCTGCTGAATTTGTCGAAGACGGGATGGTGGTCGGTCTGGGAACAGGTTCGACTGCTTACTATTTTGTCGAGGAAATTGGTCGACGTATCAAAGAGGAAGGCTTGCAGATTACTGCAGTCACCACCTCTAGCGTGACCAGTAAGCAAGCAGAAGGCTTGGGCATTCCGCTGAAATCCATCGATGAAGTGGATCAGGTCGATGTGACCGTTGATGGAGCTGATGAAGTGGATCCTCAGTTCAACGGCATCAAAGGCGGAGGCGGAGCCCTGCTGATGGAGAAGGTTGTTGCGACACCTACCAAGGACTACATCTGGGTGGTTGATGAAAGCAAATTGGTTCAAAAGCTAGGTGCTTTCAAGCTGCCAGTCGAAGTAGTGCAATATGGTGCAGAGCAAGTTTTCCATCGCTTTTCTGAGGCAGGCTACAAGCCAAGTTTCCGTGAAAAAAATGGCCAACGTTTTATCACGGATATGCAGAATTTCATTATTGATCTAGATTTAGGTGTAATCGAAAATCCAGTCGAATTTGGCCGAGAATTAGATCATATCGTAGGCGTTGTTGAGCACGGCCTTTTCACCCAAATGGTCAACAGGGTGATCGTCGCCGGTCAAGGTGGTGTAAACATTTTAGAAACAGATAACTAG
- a CDS encoding ABC transporter permease: MFLAFKEIVYSRGRYRLVVSVVFLITYMVFFLSSLSVGLARLNRLALDQWQAESIVLSEYANKNLVASTLKEEEYSSLLKGDSIAALGQTSAVANYEDGTDKLNAQVFGLSWDSFLAPDIIEGRPAETAYEVIADKRLRQKGVKLGDQLQLNGSERLYQVVGFTEDNSFFTQPVIFMALDDFRELKYGSSQVKNISALVVKDSQKIEETGLSQLSMSDFIENIPGYQPQVLTFSFMIGSMVLITFLVLGIFMYIITIQKTQLYGIMRAQGIASGKIIASIFWQIFILSTLGISLAVMALLGTQLVLPASMPFYSDWRAYTGLIVLIVFMSLAGGLLSIHRVLKIDPITAIGGE, from the coding sequence GTGTTTTTAGCATTTAAAGAGATTGTCTACAGTCGCGGACGCTATCGTTTAGTGGTTTCTGTAGTCTTTCTCATTACCTATATGGTTTTCTTTTTATCCAGTCTTTCTGTCGGCTTGGCTAGGCTCAATCGCTTGGCTCTGGACCAATGGCAGGCTGAATCAATCGTCTTGTCAGAGTATGCCAATAAGAATCTAGTTGCTTCGACTCTCAAGGAAGAGGAATATAGTAGCCTGCTTAAAGGAGACTCAATTGCGGCTTTGGGACAAACGTCAGCAGTGGCCAATTATGAAGATGGGACAGATAAACTCAATGCTCAGGTTTTTGGTCTCTCTTGGGATAGTTTTCTAGCGCCTGACATTATTGAGGGACGTCCTGCTGAGACTGCTTATGAAGTCATTGCGGATAAGCGCCTGCGTCAAAAAGGAGTGAAACTAGGCGACCAGCTTCAGCTCAATGGCAGTGAGCGCCTCTATCAGGTTGTTGGTTTTACAGAGGATAATAGCTTCTTTACGCAACCTGTAATTTTTATGGCTCTAGATGATTTCAGGGAATTAAAGTACGGCTCTAGTCAGGTTAAGAATATCAGCGCACTTGTAGTCAAAGATAGTCAAAAAATTGAAGAAACTGGGCTTAGTCAGCTCTCTATGAGTGATTTTATAGAAAATATCCCTGGCTATCAGCCTCAGGTTCTGACTTTTTCCTTTATGATTGGGTCCATGGTTCTGATTACCTTTTTAGTATTGGGGATTTTCATGTACATCATCACCATTCAGAAGACTCAACTTTACGGTATTATGCGTGCCCAAGGGATTGCCAGTGGGAAGATTATTGCTTCTATTTTCTGGCAGATTTTCATCCTGTCCACTCTGGGAATCAGCTTAGCTGTCATGGCTCTTTTGGGAACCCAGCTAGTCTTGCCGGCTTCCATGCCTTTTTACAGTGATTGGCGGGCTTATACTGGATTGATTGTTCTGATTGTTTTCATGTCGCTGGCTGGCGGACTCTTGTCCATTCATCGGGTTCTAAAAATTGACCCTATCACAGCGATCGGAGGCGAGTAA
- a CDS encoding GNAT family N-acetyltransferase has product MLVKVRPEDLDILRDLEVQTYQETFGPFIKQEDLEHYFAHELARERLELELANPESEHYFVLDKEEKIAGFLKCNWGQAQTEQELEDSFEIQRIYVLASHQGLGLGKEMFEFALEEAQKRGFSWAWLGVWERNFKAQNFYFKYGFERFSQHEYITGDTVDIDWLLRKKLS; this is encoded by the coding sequence ATGTTAGTTAAAGTTCGGCCAGAGGATCTGGATATTTTGCGGGACTTGGAAGTGCAGACCTACCAAGAAACTTTTGGTCCTTTCATCAAGCAGGAAGACTTGGAGCATTATTTTGCCCATGAGCTGGCGCGTGAAAGGCTGGAGTTGGAGTTGGCAAATCCTGAGTCTGAGCATTATTTTGTACTGGACAAGGAAGAAAAAATCGCTGGTTTTCTCAAGTGTAACTGGGGTCAGGCTCAGACAGAGCAGGAGTTGGAAGATTCCTTTGAAATTCAACGGATTTATGTGCTTGCCTCCCATCAGGGCCTCGGCTTGGGCAAGGAAATGTTTGAATTTGCCCTAGAAGAAGCCCAAAAACGTGGTTTTAGCTGGGCTTGGCTGGGCGTTTGGGAAAGAAATTTCAAGGCGCAGAATTTTTACTTTAAATATGGCTTTGAAAGGTTTAGCCAGCATGAATATATCACTGGTGACACAGTCGATATTGACTGGCTTTTAAGGAAGAAATTAAGCTAA
- the pheS gene encoding phenylalanine--tRNA ligase subunit alpha: MSTIEERLQSLREETLAQLQTITLENAKDMQELKVSVLGKKGSLTEILKGMKDVSAEMRPIIGKHVNEARDVLNAAFEEAAQILEEQKVAAQLANDALDVTLPGRKIPAGNRHILTQTSEEIEDIFIGMGYQVVDGFEVESDYYNFERMNLPKDHPARDMQDTFYITEEILLRTHTSPVQARAMDAHDFSQGPLKMISPGRVFRRDTDDATHSHQFHQIEGLVVGENISMADLQGTLQLIVQKMFGADRKIRLRPSYFPFTEPSVEVDVSCFKCGGAGCNVCKKTGWIEIMGAGMVHPSVLKMSGIDSEKYSGFAFGLGQERVAMLRYGINDIRGFYQGDVRFSQQFK; encoded by the coding sequence ATGTCAACAATTGAAGAACGATTGCAGAGTCTGCGTGAGGAAACTTTAGCCCAATTGCAGACCATTACTCTGGAAAATGCTAAGGATATGCAGGAGCTGAAAGTATCTGTCCTAGGTAAAAAAGGGAGTCTTACTGAGATTCTTAAAGGGATGAAGGATGTTTCTGCTGAGATGCGCCCTATTATCGGGAAGCACGTCAATGAAGCGCGCGATGTGCTGAATGCAGCCTTTGAAGAAGCAGCTCAAATCTTGGAAGAACAGAAAGTAGCAGCCCAGCTGGCCAATGACGCCTTGGATGTGACCCTACCAGGTCGTAAGATTCCAGCTGGAAATCGCCATATTTTGACCCAGACGAGTGAAGAAATCGAAGATATCTTTATCGGTATGGGCTATCAGGTCGTGGATGGTTTTGAAGTTGAGTCAGACTACTACAACTTTGAGCGCATGAACCTGCCTAAAGACCATCCTGCTCGAGATATGCAGGATACCTTCTACATCACAGAAGAGATCCTCTTACGTACTCACACTTCTCCTGTTCAGGCTCGTGCCATGGATGCCCATGACTTTAGCCAAGGGCCGCTCAAGATGATCTCTCCGGGACGTGTTTTCCGTCGTGATACAGACGATGCGACTCACTCTCACCAGTTTCACCAGATTGAAGGTCTGGTCGTAGGGGAAAATATCTCTATGGCTGACTTGCAGGGAACTCTGCAGCTGATTGTGCAAAAAATGTTTGGTGCGGATCGTAAGATTCGTCTGCGTCCATCTTACTTCCCATTCACAGAGCCATCTGTCGAAGTGGACGTATCTTGCTTTAAGTGTGGTGGTGCCGGCTGTAATGTCTGCAAGAAGACTGGCTGGATCGAAATCATGGGAGCTGGAATGGTGCACCCAAGTGTCTTGAAAATGAGTGGCATCGACTCAGAGAAATATTCTGGCTTTGCCTTTGGTCTTGGCCAAGAACGGGTTGCCATGCTTCGCTACGGTATCAATGATATTCGTGGCTTCTACCAAGGCGATGTACGTTTTTCACAGCAGTTTAAGTAA
- the trpX gene encoding tryptophan ABC transporter substrate-binding protein, which produces MKNKRLMTILGLLAILVIGGMAYSSLSGKSNGSKTGDDSKTVKVGVLQYVSHPSLDLIYKGIQDGLAEEGYKGDKIKIDFMNAEGDQSKVSTMSKQLVSNDNDVLIGIATPSAQGLAAATKDKPIVMGAITDPVGANLVKNLEKPGGNITGVSDHNPAKRQIELIKKLTPNVKTIGALYSSSEDNSKAQVEEFKKLAEEAGYKVEEYSVPSTNEIASTMNVMTGKVDAIWTPIDNTIASAFATVVSSNKEAKKPIYPSATAMVEEGGLASVVVDQYDLGVATGKMAAKVLKGAKPADTAVDIFDKGKSVINTKNAKELGITIPEDALKEAGQVIK; this is translated from the coding sequence ATGAAAAATAAACGTTTAATGACTATTTTGGGCCTCTTGGCTATTTTGGTAATTGGTGGGATGGCTTATTCCAGCTTGAGTGGAAAGAGCAACGGATCTAAGACTGGCGACGATAGTAAGACAGTCAAGGTTGGTGTCTTGCAGTATGTCAGCCACCCATCCCTTGATTTGATTTACAAGGGAATTCAAGATGGTCTAGCTGAGGAAGGCTACAAGGGTGACAAGATTAAGATTGACTTTATGAATGCCGAGGGAGATCAGAGCAAGGTTTCTACCATGAGTAAGCAGCTGGTGTCCAATGACAATGATGTGCTGATTGGGATTGCTACTCCATCTGCGCAAGGACTAGCTGCGGCTACTAAGGACAAACCTATCGTCATGGGAGCTATCACAGATCCAGTCGGAGCAAACCTAGTGAAAAATCTGGAAAAGCCAGGTGGTAATATCACTGGTGTCTCTGACCACAATCCAGCCAAGCGACAGATAGAGCTGATTAAAAAATTGACACCAAATGTAAAAACGATTGGTGCCCTCTATTCTAGCAGTGAAGACAACTCCAAAGCTCAGGTAGAAGAGTTCAAAAAATTGGCCGAAGAGGCAGGCTACAAAGTTGAGGAATATTCTGTTCCTTCAACCAATGAAATTGCTTCAACTATGAATGTCATGACTGGTAAGGTTGATGCTATCTGGACTCCAATTGACAATACTATTGCGTCAGCTTTTGCGACAGTTGTGTCCAGCAATAAAGAAGCTAAGAAACCGATTTATCCAAGTGCGACAGCCATGGTTGAAGAAGGTGGTCTTGCCTCTGTCGTTGTAGACCAGTATGACCTCGGTGTTGCGACTGGTAAAATGGCAGCTAAAGTCCTTAAAGGTGCTAAACCTGCTGACACTGCAGTAGATATTTTTGATAAAGGTAAATCTGTTATCAATACTAAGAATGCCAAAGAACTCGGTATCACTATACCAGAAGATGCTCTCAAAGAAGCAGGTCAGGTTATTAAATAG
- a CDS encoding phosphopentomutase, which translates to MSKFNRIHLVVMDSVGIGAAPDANNFVNAGVPDGASDTLGHISKAVGLDVPNMAKLGLGNIEREQALKTVPAEENPSGYYTKLEEVSLGKDTMTGHWEIMGLNITEPFDTFWNGFPEEILTKIEEFSGRKVIREANKPYSGTAVIDDFGPRQMETGELIIYTSADPVLQIAAHEEIIPLDELYRICEYARSITLDRPALLGRIIARPYVGEPGNFTRTANRHDYAVSPFEPTVLDKLNEAGIDTYSVGKINDIFNGAGINHDMGHNQSNNHGVDNLVKAIQSEDFKYGFSFTNLVDFDALYGHRRDPHGYRDCLQEFDARLPEIIENMREDDLLMITADHGNDPTYAGTDHTREYIPLLVFGKSLKGNGHLPVGHFADISATVADNFGVDKAMIGESFLDKLV; encoded by the coding sequence ATGTCAAAATTTAATCGTATTCACTTAGTCGTTATGGACTCAGTCGGCATTGGGGCAGCACCAGATGCTAACAATTTTGTTAATGCAGGGGTGCCAGATGGAGCTTCCGATACTCTGGGACATATTTCCAAAGCAGTCGGCCTAGATGTGCCAAATATGGCTAAGCTAGGCTTGGGCAATATCGAGCGTGAGCAAGCCTTGAAAACTGTCCCAGCTGAGGAAAATCCAAGTGGTTACTATACTAAATTAGAAGAAGTTTCTTTAGGTAAAGACACGATGACAGGCCACTGGGAAATCATGGGTCTGAACATTACCGAGCCTTTTGATACTTTCTGGAATGGCTTCCCAGAGGAAATCTTGACTAAAATTGAAGAATTTTCTGGCCGCAAAGTTATTCGTGAGGCTAACAAACCTTATTCTGGCACGGCAGTTATTGACGACTTCGGGCCTCGTCAGATGGAAACTGGCGAATTGATTATCTATACTTCTGCAGATCCAGTGCTTCAAATCGCAGCTCATGAGGAGATTATTCCTTTAGATGAGCTCTATCGTATTTGCGAATACGCTCGCTCTATCACTTTGGATCGGCCAGCACTTCTAGGCCGTATCATCGCTCGCCCTTATGTAGGTGAGCCTGGTAACTTCACTCGTACAGCCAATCGCCATGACTATGCAGTCTCTCCATTTGAGCCAACTGTTTTGGACAAGCTCAATGAAGCCGGCATTGATACTTATTCTGTTGGTAAGATTAACGACATCTTCAATGGTGCAGGTATCAACCACGACATGGGCCACAACCAGTCCAATAATCATGGTGTAGACAATTTGGTTAAGGCTATCCAGTCTGAGGACTTCAAGTATGGCTTCTCATTTACCAACTTGGTAGACTTCGATGCTCTTTATGGTCACCGTCGCGATCCGCATGGCTATCGTGACTGTCTGCAGGAGTTTGACGCTCGCTTGCCAGAAATCATTGAAAACATGCGTGAGGATGATTTGCTCATGATTACCGCTGACCATGGAAATGATCCGACCTATGCCGGAACGGACCACACTCGTGAGTACATTCCGCTCTTGGTCTTTGGTAAATCCCTCAAGGGGAATGGTCACTTGCCTGTCGGACATTTTGCGGACATTTCAGCAACCGTTGCGGATAATTTCGGTGTCGACAAGGCTATGATTGGTGAAAGCTTCTTGGATAAATTGGTCTAA